In Melanotaenia boesemani isolate fMelBoe1 chromosome 18, fMelBoe1.pri, whole genome shotgun sequence, the sequence AGTGTCTGCTGTGTGTCTCTGGACCAGCTGCAGTCTCTGGTTGTACTGCTGACTGGAGGCATTGAGCAGCGTGTGCATCTCATCCATCTCGGACTGTAACTGCTGCAGATGGGGACACTCTGTAAACAGAGAGCACGCACCAGATGTGAAGCGTGAGAGCAAGGATGGAAATACTATACAACTACATcggttcattttttattttagactgtTAATTATATAAAACAGGCAATCTGGTAATGTCTacatttcattttgaaaaaaataatttaatctaaaCTATAActtataaaaatgataaacttgttctggaaaaaaaagaaattacaggtTTTTCCCCTTAACCTGtagtttaaaacaaacaggCTTTTACAACTTGTagttaaaaaatagaaaaaaacaacatggttTTACCTTTTATTACAAAACCTTTGCATGTCTCACACACATCTTTGAGCTGCCAGCACTCTGATGTTTGTCTGCGGAGGCGTCGGCACAGATATTCGCTCTGAGGCTGTCCATAGGCAGTGAGTGAGCTTGCATCTTTGTACATTAACACAACATAACATTACTCTGATGCACATTAAGtaagtaaaaacatttcctttagTGTGCAGCCTAACATATCAGATACCTCTGCTTGATTGTTGAAAATTCTCCTCTGCTTCTTGAGTCTCTCCGAATACATCAGCCACCGTGGAGCTGAATTCCTCCAGCATACCCTTCCCAAAGTCATAAGCTGAATGAAAGATGTGACCAAAACCCAGAGTCTTAAAGAATCCAGCTCTCAATTCACCCTGCATGGCTGAGTGAGAGCTTGGCTGGAGCTCTGATATGAAGGATGGGAGGAAGGAGTGATCATACACTTGTTGCATCCTTCTGACCAGAATGATGCTGTGATTGTACAAGAGGCTGATGTTTGACAGCAGCTGGCTGAACGATGATtcagcctgcagcagctccagatCTGTGTTATCTTCTGCAACCTGGTTTTCAGCTGAGGTGGTTCTATCTGAATTCTGGTTTTGGCTGAAAACATGCTCCGTGGCATCCAACTGGGCGGCCATTTTCCTGAAAAACTCCTCAACCTGCATTGAGAAAGATTCATAGATCAATGTCTACACCTTAAGTCCTTCTCTCTGAGCTCTGggattttataaaaataaagtcaaaccTTAAATGAGAAAGAGGAAAATCCACGGCGACATGTAGACGTATAGAAGGCCTTACAAGTATCTTCCAGACATGGCCGACACTCTCTTAAGGAAGATCTAGCTAAATCTTGACACTGCTGCTCAGCCTCCTCGAGTTTCTGCTCTGATTCTTTGGTTAGTTGCATCGCCCCCTGAAAGAATCCCAAACAAAAAACTTCGTCTCAGAAACATTTTCTTCTAATGAGCCAGAGCTCTGGCACACAGCCCTGCTTCTCCTTCTGAAATGACCAGAAAATATACAAATCATTTATCCTGACTGTTGTAAAGCAACACCAGCTGTACTCCCATGTTCATGATTCTCTGCTTTGAGGTTTCTCTGTGGTTTGACTTTAATTGGCAGAAAACAATGTGGTTTGTTTCAGAAGAATTCTCAAAGACTGGCATGAAACTTCAATAGTCATGTGGTGTGAAAAGTGTTTAGATACACAGGATATTTTTGATTGTGGGTTtcttatattaaaaacaatcacTACAGTTCTGTAGCCAacaccacatttaaaaaaaaaaacatgatttaccCTTTTCTTGTCTCTGCTGTGTCTCAAGGCATCCATCAGGTGTTTGTGcttctcttctctcttctccATTATTTCCTTCATCTGCTTCACTCCTAGCATGGTCTGTTTTATCTCTTCATCAACATACTGCTCCCCGGCTGCAGACAGATCTGCACACGCCAGTAAAACATGTTATACTCAAGTTATTTTGCAGATTTTGCCAGATGTTGTTTGCTGTTGGTGAACACCTTACTTTTCAGTGTGTCTTCACTCAGAGGAGAGTGAGCAGCACACAGAATAACCCCAGCCATGCACACAATTTGAATTATAAGTTGTCTCATCCTGCCCTCTGAAAAAAGAGTGAAATTtcctatttattttatataatgtgCCGTATGAATTCAcattaaaacagagaaagataCAGAGAATTGCCACAAGGTGGAGTCTTTTATCAAACTTTAACCTCTGAGGCCAttcaaacttttacaaaaggagacttaatattttttttaaaaggttcatTCATTAGCATCTTTGGATTATCACATGGATATCAAGCTAACAGATCCAAATTGACTaatgtaaaatttaattaaatgttgtaGAATTCAAGTAACATATTACGTACAATTAAAACCTTTTGTAAGGTGTTGCAGCTAAAGTCCAGACCTCACTCATTCTGGgatgtatttagtttttcatcAACTTTTAACTTAGTAGAAATAGTAGAAAAATGCATCAGCgctaataattttttaataaattttctcCAACTGCACAGAATATAATCCCAAATacataacacatttttttaaataaaatttacctgaaaataaatatagttaTGGATGCTTACTTATGAGAAAAACGTTGATGCTTCCTATAATGGAACTCACGCGAGCCTGCTTTACTTACACACTGACGGCTGTGTAACTGAATGAGTCTacacaaaacagaaatcaaTCGAAGTTTAAAGCAAGAATTTACCTTGAAAATGATGCAAACATCAGACTCTGGAACAAAAGCAGCAGGTTGTTCAGTTGGAGggatgagaacaggaaaatctGCTTCCTCAAGGGGACTGTTCTATTTTTATGGATCAACTCAGCAGCACTGATCCTATTATTGTATTTGCATTACGGGTTATTGAGCATTATGCCCACAGCATACCTGCAGATCAGCTTAAGGTGCAGTTAACATACCATGCTCAGTTGTTTGCTGGTCTATCTCCCACACTTAACTGTGTCTAACAGAATCCAGAGCCCTCCTCAGGTAAAACTTTATGCTCTAATCTCCACCAGACTGACAGTAAGCCCCAGCCCCCTGCAGGGACCCATCACATTCTCAGTCAACAGCTAAGCTCTGCTTTCCAGGCCACAGCAGGAACACTGTATCCACACGTGTTCTTTCTGGACAAAAACAGATTACCTGTAAAGACAAAATCCAGTTGTTTACAAGATTTTTGCCTTAACCGCAAAACATCTTTATGTACAATTTTTGTCATTTGCATCTGCAGGCAGCTACTGGTTTTAATTTACTCCCATATGATGATAATAATTCACTTACATATGGGGGTTTTATAATCTACCACAGGGCATAAGCTTGATCCATGTTACATTGTACAGAGATCAGCCATAGAATTAAAACCACATGCCTCATATTGTTCAAATCTAATTTCTGC encodes:
- the LOC121629099 gene encoding clusterin-like protein 1; translated protein: MRQLIIQIVCMAGVILCAAHSPLSEDTLKNLSAAGEQYVDEEIKQTMLGVKQMKEIMEKREEKHKHLMDALRHSRDKKRGAMQLTKESEQKLEEAEQQCQDLARSSLRECRPCLEDTCKAFYTSTCRRGFSSFSFKVEEFFRKMAAQLDATEHVFSQNQNSDRTTSAENQVAEDNTDLELLQAESSFSQLLSNISLLYNHSIILVRRMQQVYDHSFLPSFISELQPSSHSAMQGELRAGFFKTLGFGHIFHSAYDFGKGMLEEFSSTVADVFGETQEAEENFQQSSRDASSLTAYGQPQSEYLCRRLRRQTSECWQLKDVCETCKGFVIKECPHLQQLQSEMDEMHTLLNASSQQYNQRLQLVQRHTADTQRWLSNVQDKYGWVSQQANITMDTNNIFSVITVNLQQQMKNHKLIEEHRVVVSILGSAPITIPVPKDLVVEDPAFIQYVAQEALTLYKQQIKGMK